In Streptomyces sp. NBC_01426, one genomic interval encodes:
- a CDS encoding Fur family transcriptional regulator: protein MSDLLERLRGRGWRMTSQRRVVAEVLDGDHVHLTADEVHARAVERLPEIARATVYNTLGELVALGEVVEVSVNGRAKRFDPNAHHPHQHLVCSGCGIIRDVHVTGTPAGLSPEESFGFTVTEVEITYRGLCPSCACDARQG from the coding sequence ATGAGTGACTTGTTGGAGCGGCTGAGAGGGCGCGGCTGGCGGATGACTTCGCAGCGGCGTGTCGTCGCGGAAGTCCTCGACGGCGATCACGTGCACCTCACCGCCGACGAGGTACACGCCCGCGCGGTCGAGCGGCTGCCCGAGATCGCCCGGGCGACCGTCTACAACACCCTGGGCGAGCTGGTGGCGCTCGGCGAGGTGGTGGAGGTCTCCGTCAACGGTCGCGCGAAACGCTTCGATCCCAACGCGCACCATCCGCACCAGCACCTGGTGTGCTCCGGCTGCGGCATCATCCGCGACGTTCACGTGACCGGCACACCGGCCGGCCTGTCCCCTGAAGAGAGTTTCGGCTTCACGGTGACGGAGGTCGAGATCACCTACCGGGGGCTGTGCCCCTCCTGCGCTTGCGACGCGCGGCAAGGCTGA
- the katG gene encoding catalase/peroxidase HPI, with product MSGSDSENPVIPAPTPAPNRPRSNRDWWPNQLDLQVLHQHSPQANPMDEGFSYAEEFATLDVDALKQDVFEVMTASQDWWPADYGHYGPLFIRMSWHSAGTYRIADGRGGGGAGAQRFAPLNSWPDNASLDKARRLLWPVKQKYGRKISWADLLVFAGNCAMESMGFKTFGFAFGREDIWEPEEIFWGPEDTWLGDERYSGDRELTGPFGAVQMGLIYVNPEGPNGNPDPVAAARDIRETFGRMAMNDEETAALIIGGHTFGKCHGAVGAEYIGPEPEACPIEQQGIGWRNTHGSGVGVDALTSGLEGAWTSEPTKWDNGYLDNLFRYDWELTTSPAGAKQWTPTDPSARDTVPDAHDPSKRHAPMMLTTDLALKLDPIYGPIAKSFHENPDKLAKAFAKAWFKLLHRDMGPLSRYLGPWIPEPQLWQDPVPEVDHALVSDADVVDLKGRILASGLSVSQLVSTAWASAASFRGTDKRGGANGARIRLAPQKDWEVNDLPEVAEVLRTLEGIQQEFNGSRTDGTKVSLADLIVLGGCAAVERAAKNAGHDIVVPFAAGRTDASQEQTDVETFAVLEPKADGFRNYLPAGEKLSPETLLLDRANLLNLTAPEMTVLIGGMRALNTGFQQVRHGVFTDRPETLTNDFFVNLLDMGTVWKASESAENVFEGRDHATGEPKWTATAVDLVFGSHAQLRGIAEVYASKDAGEKFTRDFVAAWNKVMNLDRFDLV from the coding sequence GTGTCCGGCAGCGACAGCGAGAACCCAGTAATTCCTGCCCCGACTCCCGCGCCGAATCGCCCCAGGTCGAATCGTGACTGGTGGCCGAATCAACTGGATCTTCAGGTTCTGCACCAGCATTCGCCTCAGGCCAATCCGATGGACGAGGGCTTCAGTTACGCGGAGGAATTCGCGACCCTGGACGTCGACGCGCTGAAGCAGGACGTCTTCGAGGTGATGACGGCGTCGCAGGATTGGTGGCCCGCCGATTACGGCCACTACGGGCCGCTCTTCATCCGGATGAGTTGGCACTCCGCGGGAACGTACCGCATCGCGGACGGCCGGGGCGGTGGCGGAGCAGGCGCTCAGCGCTTCGCTCCCCTCAACAGCTGGCCGGACAATGCGAGCCTCGACAAGGCGCGCCGTCTGCTCTGGCCCGTCAAGCAGAAGTACGGCCGGAAGATCTCGTGGGCCGACCTCCTGGTGTTCGCCGGCAACTGCGCCATGGAGTCGATGGGGTTCAAGACGTTCGGCTTCGCCTTCGGCCGGGAGGACATCTGGGAGCCGGAGGAGATCTTCTGGGGGCCCGAGGACACCTGGCTCGGTGACGAGCGCTACAGCGGCGACAGGGAACTCACCGGTCCTTTCGGGGCCGTACAGATGGGACTGATCTACGTCAACCCGGAAGGCCCCAACGGCAATCCGGATCCGGTGGCTGCCGCCAGGGACATTCGCGAGACCTTCGGGCGCATGGCGATGAACGACGAGGAGACCGCCGCGCTGATCATCGGCGGTCACACGTTCGGCAAGTGCCACGGTGCGGTCGGCGCCGAGTACATCGGCCCCGAGCCCGAGGCGTGCCCGATCGAGCAGCAAGGCATCGGCTGGAGGAACACCCACGGCAGCGGCGTGGGCGTCGACGCGCTCACCAGCGGGCTGGAAGGTGCGTGGACCTCCGAGCCGACGAAGTGGGACAACGGCTACCTGGACAACCTGTTCCGGTACGACTGGGAGCTGACGACGAGCCCGGCCGGCGCGAAGCAGTGGACGCCCACGGATCCCTCGGCCCGGGACACCGTGCCGGACGCTCACGATCCGTCGAAGCGGCACGCTCCCATGATGCTGACGACGGACCTCGCGCTGAAACTGGACCCGATCTACGGGCCGATCGCGAAGTCCTTCCACGAGAACCCCGACAAGCTCGCGAAGGCGTTCGCCAAGGCCTGGTTCAAGCTGTTGCACCGCGACATGGGTCCGCTGTCGCGGTACCTCGGGCCGTGGATCCCCGAGCCGCAGCTGTGGCAGGACCCCGTCCCCGAGGTCGATCACGCGCTGGTGTCGGACGCGGACGTCGTCGACCTCAAGGGCCGGATCCTCGCTTCGGGGCTGTCCGTCTCCCAGTTGGTGAGCACCGCCTGGGCGTCGGCGGCGAGCTTCCGCGGGACCGACAAGCGGGGTGGGGCCAACGGGGCGCGGATCCGGCTCGCACCGCAGAAGGACTGGGAGGTCAATGACCTGCCCGAGGTGGCCGAGGTGTTGCGGACCCTTGAGGGGATCCAGCAGGAGTTCAACGGCTCCCGGACGGACGGAACGAAGGTTTCGCTCGCCGACCTGATCGTCCTGGGCGGCTGCGCGGCCGTCGAGCGGGCCGCGAAGAACGCCGGGCACGACATCGTCGTCCCGTTCGCGGCGGGTCGTACGGACGCCTCGCAGGAGCAGACGGACGTGGAGACGTTCGCCGTGCTCGAACCGAAGGCGGACGGGTTCCGCAACTATCTCCCGGCGGGAGAGAAGTTGTCGCCGGAGACGCTTCTGCTGGACCGCGCCAACCTGTTGAACCTGACCGCACCCGAGATGACGGTCCTGATCGGCGGCATGCGGGCCCTGAACACCGGCTTCCAGCAGGTCCGGCACGGCGTCTTCACCGACCGCCCGGAGACGTTGACGAACGACTTCTTCGTCAACCTGCTCGACATGGGCACGGTGTGGAAGGCGTCGGAGTCGGCGGAGAACGTGTTCGAGGGTCGGGATCACGCGACGGGTGAGCCCAAGTGGACGGCCACTGCGGTCGATCTCGTCTTCGGTTCGCACGCGCAGCTCCGGGGGATCGCGGAGGTGTACGCGTCGAAGGACGCGGGTGAGAAGTTCACGCGTGATTTCGTCGCGGCGTGGAACAAGGTCATGAACCTCGACCGGTTCGACCTCGTCTGA
- a CDS encoding glutathione S-transferase family protein, producing the protein MSYVNPGDSYKRDSRYLTDRITADGSEGFPVEPGRYRLVVSRACPWASRAIIVRRLLGLENALPMAVAGPTHDERSWTFDLDPGGRDPVLGIARLQEAYFARDPGYDRGITVPAIVDVPTGKVVTNDFARITLDMSMEWAAQHREGAPALYPPELRPEIDSVNEEIYQDVNNGVYRAGFAGSQEAYTTAYERLFARLDRLTDRLTTSRYLVGNTVTEADVRLFTTLVRFDAVYHGHFKCNRQKLSEMPVLWAYARDLFQTPGFGDTVDFDHIKRHYYLVHRDINPTGIVPAGPDLTGWLAPHDRSSLGGSPFGQGTPPGPVAPREAVPVEHTPQAR; encoded by the coding sequence ATGAGTTACGTGAACCCTGGCGACTCGTACAAGCGGGACAGCCGCTACCTCACCGATCGGATCACCGCGGACGGGAGCGAGGGCTTCCCCGTCGAACCGGGCCGCTACCGGCTCGTGGTGAGCCGGGCCTGCCCGTGGGCGAGCCGCGCGATCATCGTGCGACGGCTCCTCGGGCTGGAGAACGCGCTGCCGATGGCCGTGGCCGGTCCGACCCACGACGAGCGGAGTTGGACGTTCGACCTGGACCCCGGGGGCCGTGATCCCGTACTCGGTATCGCGCGGCTGCAAGAGGCGTACTTCGCCCGCGACCCCGGATACGACCGCGGCATCACCGTGCCGGCGATCGTGGACGTGCCGACGGGCAAGGTGGTGACCAACGACTTCGCCCGGATCACCCTCGACATGTCGATGGAATGGGCCGCGCAGCACCGCGAGGGCGCGCCCGCGCTGTACCCCCCGGAACTGCGCCCTGAGATCGACTCCGTGAACGAGGAGATCTACCAGGACGTGAACAACGGGGTCTACCGCGCCGGCTTCGCCGGATCCCAGGAGGCGTACACCACCGCGTACGAGCGCCTGTTCGCCCGCCTCGACCGGCTCACGGACCGACTCACCACGTCCCGGTACCTCGTCGGGAACACCGTCACCGAAGCCGACGTCCGGCTGTTCACGACCCTCGTCCGCTTCGACGCGGTGTACCACGGCCACTTCAAGTGCAACCGGCAGAAGCTGTCCGAGATGCCGGTCCTCTGGGCCTACGCCCGCGACCTGTTCCAGACTCCCGGATTCGGCGACACGGTCGACTTCGACCACATCAAACGTCACTACTACCTGGTCCACCGGGACATCAACCCGACCGGCATCGTGCCCGCCGGTCCGGACCTGACGGGCTGGCTCGCGCCCCACGACCGGTCGTCGCTGGGCGGCAGCCCCTTCGGACAGGGCACCCCGCCCGGGCCGGTCGCACCGCGGGAAGCCGTCCCGGTCGAACACACGCCGCAGGCACGCTGA
- a CDS encoding aspartate/glutamate racemase family protein, which yields MKTIGLLGGMSWESTAEYYRLLNEFTRERLGGLHSARCVLYSVDFAEIEQLQVQGRWDEAGEVLASAARSLEAAGADLVLLCTNTMHKVADQVQAAVSVPLLHLADATAEAVRAQGLRRVGLLGTAFTMEQDFYRGRLAAGGLGVSVPDADGRALVHRVIYEELCLGVVREESRTAYREVIASLVAAGAEGIVLGCTEIELLVGTEDSPVPVFPTARIHAAAAVDAALDQGLPRD from the coding sequence ATGAAGACGATCGGCCTGCTCGGCGGGATGAGCTGGGAGTCGACGGCCGAGTACTACCGGCTGCTGAACGAGTTCACCCGCGAGCGGCTCGGTGGGCTCCACTCGGCGCGCTGCGTGCTGTACTCCGTGGACTTCGCGGAGATCGAACAGCTTCAGGTGCAGGGCCGCTGGGACGAGGCGGGCGAGGTGCTGGCCTCCGCCGCCCGGTCATTGGAGGCGGCGGGCGCCGACCTCGTACTCCTGTGCACGAACACGATGCACAAGGTCGCCGACCAGGTGCAGGCGGCCGTCTCGGTTCCGCTGCTGCACCTGGCCGACGCCACCGCGGAAGCGGTGCGGGCTCAAGGCCTGCGCCGGGTCGGCCTGCTGGGAACGGCGTTCACGATGGAGCAGGACTTCTACCGGGGGCGGCTCGCGGCGGGCGGGCTGGGCGTGTCCGTGCCGGATGCCGACGGGCGGGCCCTGGTGCACCGGGTGATCTACGAGGAGCTGTGCCTCGGAGTCGTGCGGGAGGAATCGCGGACCGCGTACCGGGAGGTCATCGCGAGCCTCGTGGCGGCCGGCGCCGAGGGGATCGTCCTCGGCTGCACCGAGATCGAACTGCTGGTGGGCACGGAGGACAGCCCGGTGCCCGTCTTCCCCACGGCGCGGATCCACGCGGCGGCCGCCGTGGACGCCGCCCTGGACCAAGGGCTGCCCCGCGACTGA
- a CDS encoding GNAT family N-acetyltransferase, with the protein MSSTTSSFPERIELSGEGLVLRDWTETDLEAMPGLFDHPDIAYWTPIVSPFDEAAASARLGRARQLRAEGSTILLAITVDGGAALGEVMLRRAPEGTEIGYAIGPAHRGQGLAARAVRVMSAYAFEQLGTEQLILELEAENGASVAVATQAGFRLLDVPLITGEEKGRPYSLQTWGLPRP; encoded by the coding sequence ATGAGCAGCACCACATCGTCGTTTCCCGAGCGGATCGAGCTTTCGGGGGAAGGTCTCGTCCTGCGCGACTGGACGGAGACGGACCTGGAGGCGATGCCCGGGCTCTTCGACCACCCCGACATCGCGTACTGGACACCGATCGTGTCCCCCTTTGACGAAGCGGCCGCTTCCGCCCGCCTGGGTCGGGCCCGGCAACTGCGGGCGGAAGGTTCGACGATCCTTCTCGCCATCACCGTCGACGGCGGTGCGGCGCTCGGCGAGGTGATGCTGCGGCGCGCCCCCGAGGGAACCGAGATCGGTTACGCGATCGGCCCTGCACACCGCGGCCAGGGACTGGCCGCGCGCGCGGTACGGGTGATGTCCGCCTACGCCTTCGAGCAACTGGGCACGGAGCAACTGATCTTGGAGCTGGAGGCCGAGAACGGCGCCAGTGTCGCCGTGGCCACCCAGGCCGGCTTTCGCCTGCTCGACGTACCGCTGATCACCGGTGAGGAAAAGGGTCGGCCCTACAGCCTGCAGACGTGGGGGCTCCCCCGCCCCTGA
- a CDS encoding CAP domain-containing protein, giving the protein MASGSGRIQRRCTIACASSLLVLAGTVGATTAAAAAPSAHSGAQTVLPAASDPGKILELVNKARTEAGCEPLTVDPKIAAAAQEYANDTTTNHTGSDGSSVKDRLTKAGATFTTGSENIAWGSGDEKTHVDGWLNSAAHAGAIKNCNFKKTGVAVSGDRIVQVFTD; this is encoded by the coding sequence ATGGCTTCCGGATCTGGTCGAATACAGCGTCGGTGCACCATCGCCTGCGCGTCTTCCCTGCTGGTACTCGCGGGAACCGTCGGCGCCACCACAGCGGCCGCCGCGGCCCCGTCCGCCCACTCTGGCGCACAGACCGTACTCCCGGCCGCAAGCGACCCGGGCAAGATCCTCGAACTGGTCAACAAGGCACGCACCGAGGCCGGCTGCGAGCCCCTGACGGTCGACCCGAAGATCGCTGCGGCAGCGCAGGAGTACGCCAACGACACGACGACCAACCACACGGGCTCGGACGGGTCCAGCGTCAAGGACCGGCTGACGAAGGCCGGCGCGACGTTCACCACCGGCTCCGAGAACATCGCCTGGGGCAGCGGGGACGAGAAGACGCACGTGGACGGCTGGCTGAATAGCGCCGCCCACGCGGGCGCCATCAAGAACTGCAACTTCAAGAAGACGGGCGTCGCCGTGTCCGGTGACAGGATCGTCCAGGTCTTCACGGACTGA
- a CDS encoding transglycosylase SLT domain-containing protein, whose product MPRPPLSPSEGLFVSNSVIRRIAASKKSLAGTVVALGVAGSMLATVPAQAAPTSAKAIAQQMIKDPAQFAAFNNIVSRESGWNHTATNSSSGAYGLVQALPASKMSSAGSDWKTNPATQIKWGLDYMNSRYGSPVGAWNFWQAHHWY is encoded by the coding sequence ATGCCGCGACCGCCCTTGTCCCCTTCGGAAGGTCTGTTCGTGTCCAACTCCGTCATCCGCCGCATCGCCGCTTCGAAGAAGTCCCTCGCGGGCACCGTCGTCGCCCTCGGTGTCGCCGGTTCCATGCTTGCCACGGTTCCCGCCCAGGCGGCCCCGACGAGCGCCAAGGCGATCGCCCAGCAGATGATCAAGGACCCGGCGCAGTTCGCGGCCTTCAACAACATCGTGTCCCGTGAGAGTGGCTGGAACCACACCGCCACGAACTCCTCCTCGGGCGCATACGGCCTGGTCCAGGCCCTGCCGGCCTCGAAGATGTCCTCCGCCGGTTCGGACTGGAAGACCAACCCCGCCACCCAGATCAAGTGGGGGCTGGACTACATGAACTCCCGCTACGGCAGCCCCGTCGGCGCGTGGAACTTCTGGCAGGCCCACCACTGGTACTAA
- a CDS encoding DUF4190 domain-containing protein, with protein MSDAYSSPNDTHSHHAPASAPATGTNGLAVAALVTGIASLLLLWLWFVGIPLALVAIGLGIAGLRRARSGAGRRGMAITGLVLGAVTVVIAAILVAVGVSILNSDEGKDLRSCLDSAQTQQAQQDCSKRFNDDMNN; from the coding sequence GTGTCCGACGCGTACAGCTCCCCCAACGACACCCACTCCCACCACGCACCGGCCTCCGCGCCCGCCACGGGCACCAACGGCCTCGCCGTCGCCGCCCTGGTCACCGGCATCGCGTCCCTGCTGCTGCTCTGGCTGTGGTTCGTGGGCATCCCACTGGCACTGGTGGCCATCGGCCTGGGCATCGCGGGCCTCCGCAGAGCCCGCAGTGGCGCCGGCCGACGCGGCATGGCCATCACCGGCCTCGTCCTGGGTGCCGTGACCGTGGTCATCGCCGCGATCCTGGTGGCCGTCGGGGTGTCCATCCTCAATTCCGACGAGGGCAAGGACCTGCGGTCCTGTCTGGACAGCGCCCAGACGCAGCAGGCGCAGCAGGACTGCTCGAAGCGCTTCAACGACGACATGAACAACTGA
- a CDS encoding DUF3253 domain-containing protein translates to MTDSERQTDRRLERAILELLERRAPTATICPSDAARAVYGGDDDGWRALMEPARDAARRLVAAGEVEITQAGRPVDPARARGPIRIRRAR, encoded by the coding sequence GTGACGGACAGCGAACGGCAGACGGATCGGCGGTTGGAGCGAGCCATCCTGGAACTGCTGGAGCGGCGGGCCCCGACCGCGACGATCTGCCCTTCCGACGCCGCACGGGCGGTGTACGGAGGGGACGACGACGGCTGGCGCGCGCTCATGGAACCCGCCCGCGACGCGGCCCGCCGGCTGGTCGCGGCCGGCGAGGTGGAGATCACCCAGGCCGGCCGGCCCGTGGACCCGGCACGGGCTCGCGGCCCGATCCGTATCCGCCGCGCCCGCTGA
- a CDS encoding S8 family peptidase — protein sequence MTTRTRLALATAVTAALTFGAPLATASQPTAGPEPTPAPLTTAAANGVPGTYIVTLGRGVDAAKLAQRLKLKPTFVYGKAINGFAAPLDKLQLDIVRSNPGVKAVEQDVKVMAPPRPVIAPGTRAPSKSWGLDRIDQREWDKSNGQGDGQFTPQGNGAGVTAYILDTGIDYAHDEFGGRATFGFDAMADGRQGQDCNGHGTHVAATVAGKTYGVARKADLVSVRVLDCEGRGSYSGMIAGFDWVLKNAKQPAVLNGSLGGDRSVTLNNAATALSDAGVLPVIAAGNDSKDACLVSPASADRVYTVGASNRWDEETSFSNYGTCLEIYAPGEDIVSAKLGGGAVSLNGTSMASPHAAGVAALYKQAHPTAPSAEVAEFLSAESTKDALSAVSKTSPNELLFTNGL from the coding sequence ATGACCACACGTACCAGGCTCGCACTGGCGACCGCCGTCACCGCCGCCCTGACCTTCGGCGCGCCCCTCGCCACCGCGTCCCAGCCCACCGCGGGGCCGGAGCCGACCCCGGCACCGCTGACCACGGCAGCCGCCAATGGGGTGCCCGGCACCTACATCGTGACCCTCGGTCGGGGCGTGGACGCGGCGAAGCTCGCGCAGCGGCTCAAGCTGAAGCCGACCTTCGTCTACGGCAAGGCCATCAACGGCTTCGCCGCCCCGCTCGACAAGCTGCAGTTGGACATCGTCCGGTCGAACCCGGGTGTGAAGGCGGTGGAACAGGACGTCAAGGTCATGGCCCCGCCGCGGCCGGTCATCGCGCCGGGCACCCGGGCCCCCTCCAAGTCCTGGGGTCTGGATCGGATCGACCAGCGGGAGTGGGACAAGTCGAACGGCCAGGGCGACGGCCAGTTCACCCCGCAGGGCAATGGCGCCGGGGTTACCGCGTACATCCTCGACACGGGCATCGACTACGCCCACGACGAGTTCGGCGGCCGGGCCACCTTCGGCTTCGACGCGATGGCCGACGGACGTCAGGGTCAGGACTGCAACGGCCACGGCACGCATGTCGCCGCAACCGTCGCCGGGAAGACGTACGGGGTCGCGCGCAAGGCCGACCTCGTCAGCGTCCGCGTCCTCGACTGCGAAGGCCGGGGCTCGTACTCGGGGATGATCGCCGGATTCGACTGGGTGCTGAAGAACGCCAAGCAGCCGGCCGTGCTGAACGGCTCCCTCGGCGGGGACAGGTCCGTGACCCTCAACAATGCCGCCACCGCACTGTCCGACGCGGGCGTGCTCCCCGTCATCGCGGCCGGCAACGACTCCAAGGACGCCTGTCTGGTCTCCCCCGCCTCCGCCGACCGGGTGTACACGGTCGGGGCTTCCAACCGGTGGGACGAGGAGACGTCCTTCTCCAACTACGGCACGTGCCTGGAGATCTACGCGCCGGGCGAGGACATCGTCTCGGCGAAGCTCGGCGGCGGCGCCGTCTCCCTGAACGGCACCTCCATGGCCTCCCCGCACGCCGCCGGCGTCGCCGCGCTCTACAAGCAGGCCCACCCGACCGCGCCGTCCGCGGAAGTCGCCGAGTTCCTCTCCGCCGAGTCCACCAAGGACGCCCTGAGCGCCGTCAGCAAGACCAGCCCCAACGAACTGCTCTTCACCAACGGCCTGTAG
- a CDS encoding protease inhibitor I9 family protein, protein MRRPLGIPRPVLAAALVLAAPVVASASPAYADPVKPAHHADRAVQETGERATYLVTLAPGVDPERVMRETGVTEVRYVYRSAVRGFAADLDGRQLAALRAHPDVTVVERDGRAVGAPVEDGTTGRW, encoded by the coding sequence GTGCGTCGTCCGCTTGGTATCCCGCGTCCCGTACTGGCCGCCGCCCTCGTGCTCGCCGCTCCCGTCGTGGCGTCGGCGTCCCCCGCGTACGCCGATCCCGTCAAGCCCGCCCATCACGCCGATCGCGCTGTTCAGGAAACCGGCGAGCGTGCGACGTACCTCGTCACCCTCGCCCCCGGTGTCGATCCCGAGCGGGTGATGCGCGAAACCGGCGTCACGGAGGTCCGGTACGTGTACCGCAGCGCGGTGCGCGGCTTCGCCGCCGACCTGGACGGGCGGCAACTGGCCGCGCTGCGGGCGCACCCCGACGTCACGGTCGTCGAGCGGGACGGCCGGGCCGTCGGGGCGCCGGTGGAGGACGGGACTACAGGCCGTTGGTGA
- a CDS encoding TetR/AcrR family transcriptional regulator: MPTDSPAEKAPARTKRADALRNQEVVLSAAAEVFVTSGVDAPIRQIAARAGVGMATIYRHFPTRADLVTAVYRHQIEACAEAGPHLLATAETSLAALRQWIDLFVDFLVTKHGLADALQSDSTRFAALHTYFIDRLLPVCAELLDAAVASGDIGPGTQPYELMRGIGNLCIGRDSDPRYDPRRLIDLLLRGLRTPPSS, encoded by the coding sequence ATGCCCACCGACAGCCCCGCCGAGAAGGCGCCGGCCCGCACCAAACGGGCCGATGCGCTGCGCAACCAGGAGGTGGTGCTCAGTGCCGCCGCCGAGGTCTTCGTCACCTCCGGCGTCGACGCGCCGATCCGCCAGATCGCCGCCCGGGCGGGCGTGGGGATGGCCACGATCTACCGCCACTTCCCGACCCGGGCGGATCTCGTCACCGCCGTCTACCGCCACCAGATCGAGGCGTGTGCCGAGGCCGGCCCTCACCTGCTGGCCACCGCCGAGACCTCGCTCGCCGCACTGCGCCAGTGGATCGACCTCTTCGTCGACTTCCTCGTCACCAAGCACGGGCTCGCCGACGCCCTGCAGTCCGACAGCACTCGCTTCGCCGCGCTGCACACCTACTTCATCGATCGCCTGTTGCCCGTATGCGCCGAACTGCTCGACGCCGCGGTCGCATCAGGTGACATCGGGCCCGGCACGCAGCCCTACGAACTCATGCGGGGCATCGGCAACCTCTGCATCGGACGCGACAGCGATCCGCGCTACGACCCTCGCCGATTGATCGACCTGCTCCTCCGGGGGCTCCGGACACCCCCGTCGTCCTGA
- a CDS encoding alpha/beta hydrolase family protein: protein MSTSTVTTDPSIPPAPTLSFSPVVLPVPGRPVDLQVRVTAPVTGTDLPVILLSHGHGGSNFLSSLHGYAPLANLWAAAGFVVIQPTHLSSRTLSDRLANAPGAPFFWRSRAEDMTHILDRLDTIEDTVPHLAGRIDHDKIAVAGHSLGGWTASLLLGARITDPDTGEEVSLIEPRIKAGVLLASPGRGGDVLNGFMAEQVSILHGTDFSTMTTPALVVAGDKDDSRHFTDIGPDWHADPYRLSPAPKALLTLFDAEHGLGGISGYDVDETTDENPERVAALARLASAYLRTRFQPDSDDWRTECEALTSGPRPVGRVESK, encoded by the coding sequence ATGAGCACATCCACCGTCACCACCGACCCCTCGATCCCGCCCGCCCCGACCCTCTCCTTCAGCCCGGTGGTGCTTCCCGTACCGGGACGCCCCGTGGATCTCCAGGTGCGCGTCACCGCGCCCGTGACGGGAACGGACCTTCCCGTCATCCTTCTGTCGCACGGCCACGGCGGCTCGAACTTCCTCTCCTCCCTCCACGGTTACGCGCCGCTCGCCAACCTCTGGGCGGCGGCCGGATTCGTCGTCATCCAGCCCACCCACCTCAGCTCCCGGACGCTGAGCGACCGGCTCGCCAATGCCCCGGGAGCCCCGTTCTTCTGGCGCTCGCGCGCCGAGGACATGACGCACATCCTCGACCGGCTCGACACGATCGAGGACACGGTGCCGCACCTGGCCGGCCGCATCGACCACGACAAGATTGCCGTCGCCGGGCACTCCCTCGGCGGATGGACCGCAAGTCTTCTGCTGGGCGCCCGGATCACCGACCCCGACACCGGGGAAGAGGTGAGTCTCATCGAGCCCCGGATCAAGGCGGGTGTCCTGCTGGCCTCGCCGGGCAGGGGCGGCGACGTCCTCAACGGGTTCATGGCCGAGCAGGTGTCGATCCTCCACGGCACCGACTTCTCGACCATGACCACACCCGCACTGGTCGTCGCCGGGGACAAGGACGACTCCCGGCACTTCACCGACATCGGCCCCGACTGGCACGCGGACCCCTACCGCCTCTCCCCCGCGCCCAAGGCCCTGCTCACCCTGTTCGACGCCGAGCACGGCCTCGGCGGAATCTCCGGATACGACGTCGACGAAACCACCGACGAGAACCCCGAGCGGGTCGCCGCCCTGGCCCGACTCGCCTCGGCGTACCTGCGCACCCGGTTCCAGCCCGACAGCGACGACTGGCGGACGGAGTGCGAGGCACTGACGTCCGGCCCGCGGCCGGTCGGCCGAGTCGAATCCAAGTAG
- a CDS encoding SRPBCC family protein, translating into MSRIDRAARVIVAPPETVYRALLDRKSLETWLPPDGMRGRVERWDPRPGGGFRMVLTYLDAGDSPGKTSAGTDVVDIGFAELLPAVRVVQRAVFEADDPSYAGTMTMTWDLAPAGAGTEVTVTATDVPAGIDQADHQAGIASSLANLASYVEGTD; encoded by the coding sequence ATGAGCAGGATCGACCGCGCCGCCCGGGTGATCGTGGCACCGCCGGAGACCGTCTACCGCGCCCTGCTCGACCGGAAGTCACTGGAGACCTGGCTGCCGCCGGACGGCATGCGCGGGCGCGTCGAACGGTGGGATCCGCGGCCCGGTGGCGGGTTCCGGATGGTCCTGACGTACCTCGATGCCGGCGACAGCCCCGGCAAGACGTCGGCCGGAACGGATGTCGTCGACATCGGGTTCGCCGAACTGCTGCCGGCGGTGCGCGTCGTACAGCGGGCGGTGTTCGAGGCCGACGATCCGTCGTACGCCGGCACCATGACGATGACCTGGGACCTGGCCCCGGCCGGTGCCGGGACAGAGGTGACCGTCACCGCCACGGATGTGCCGGCCGGCATCGACCAGGCGGACCACCAGGCCGGAATCGCCTCGTCGCTGGCCAACCTCGCGTCGTACGTCGAAGGGACCGACTGA